A part of Streptomyces sp. DSM 40750 genomic DNA contains:
- a CDS encoding putative quinol monooxygenase → MSTVKSAERHIICEVRGQAAHRARVEELLLELVGPARAEAGCLYYDLYQQSDEPDTFYIVDGWASAEAVAEHAEHPNVTKVVERLLPLLEVPLKVTTSNRVSDPA, encoded by the coding sequence ATGAGCACGGTCAAGTCGGCAGAGCGCCACATCATCTGCGAGGTACGCGGCCAGGCGGCCCACCGCGCCAGGGTCGAGGAGCTCCTGCTGGAGCTCGTGGGCCCCGCGCGGGCGGAGGCCGGATGCCTCTACTACGACCTCTACCAGCAGTCGGACGAGCCCGACACCTTCTACATCGTCGATGGCTGGGCTTCGGCCGAAGCCGTCGCGGAACACGCCGAGCACCCGAACGTGACGAAGGTCGTGGAGCGGTTGCTCCCGCTGCTCGAAGTACCCCTCAAGGTCACCACCAGCAATCGGGTCAGCGACCCGGCCTAG
- a CDS encoding SDR family NAD(P)-dependent oxidoreductase: MESQALKGRIALVTGGTTGLGFGAAKRLIEEGATVYITGRRKDVLDAAVEKLGPSATGIRADVTSKSDMLRVAETIKAAHGHLDILFANAGGGHATPLAELTEEQIDSELGINIKGVVLTVQSMLDVLRDGASIVLNASITADMGLPGFAVYASSKAAVRSLARSWTTDLKDRGIRVNSISPGVVPTEGYSHEQKLSDDDIAAYVERVAKEIPAGRVGTAEDIGDALVFLASDTSRYITGVDLVVDGGMTRVYAGQN, translated from the coding sequence ATGGAATCGCAGGCACTCAAGGGGCGGATCGCCCTGGTCACCGGTGGCACGACCGGACTCGGCTTCGGCGCCGCCAAGCGTCTGATCGAAGAGGGAGCCACTGTCTACATCACAGGCCGGCGCAAGGACGTGCTCGACGCCGCCGTGGAGAAGCTCGGCCCGTCCGCCACCGGGATCCGGGCCGACGTCACGAGCAAGAGCGACATGCTGCGCGTCGCCGAAACGATCAAGGCGGCGCACGGCCACCTCGACATACTCTTCGCCAACGCGGGTGGCGGACACGCCACGCCCCTTGCCGAGCTGACCGAGGAGCAGATCGACAGCGAGCTCGGCATCAACATCAAGGGTGTCGTCCTCACGGTGCAGAGCATGCTGGACGTCCTGCGCGACGGAGCGTCCATCGTCCTCAACGCGTCGATCACCGCCGACATGGGGCTGCCCGGGTTCGCCGTCTACGCGTCGTCGAAGGCGGCCGTACGCTCCCTCGCCCGCAGCTGGACGACGGACCTCAAGGACCGTGGGATCCGGGTCAACTCGATCAGCCCCGGAGTGGTGCCCACCGAGGGCTACAGCCACGAACAGAAGCTGAGCGATGACGACATCGCCGCCTATGTCGAGCGCGTCGCGAAGGAGATCCCGGCGGGACGCGTGGGGACGGCCGAGGACATCGGCGACGCCCTCGTCTTCCTCGCCTCGGACACCAGCCGCTATATCACGGGCGTCGACCTCGTCGTGGACGGCGGCATGACCCGCGTCTACGCCGGCCAGAACTGA
- a CDS encoding SMP-30/gluconolactonase/LRE family protein, with amino-acid sequence MKKRFTFTVISATAAAVVVSAPYASAATEHADAQPAVTHVKTVAAFDFAIGDVPENITVAPDNSLTVSMVGTPAGERPALVRIAPSGHRTVLVTGQKGDGITGNTRGHDGTVYYNVWSSDASRNGVWKLPPGGTPHRIAALPVGGVPNGLAIDPAGRTLYVADSQMGTVWAVPVSGGPATAWLVGPALAIKASAPVPYGANGLRFHNGAVWVSNLSKGTLLRIPVTATGAPGRIHTVADGLTGVDDFNFLSERSNVVFAALNTQNKIAVVFPDGTTRTVLTASDGLASPTATAVRGKRLYITDGGLNEPHDAKLQSGKINLAALLSH; translated from the coding sequence ATGAAGAAGCGATTCACCTTCACGGTGATCTCCGCGACGGCCGCCGCCGTCGTCGTCTCGGCACCGTATGCGTCCGCCGCGACCGAGCACGCGGACGCGCAGCCCGCCGTCACCCACGTGAAGACCGTGGCCGCATTCGACTTCGCCATCGGCGACGTGCCCGAGAACATCACCGTCGCCCCGGACAACTCACTGACCGTCTCGATGGTGGGCACGCCCGCGGGCGAACGGCCGGCCCTGGTGCGGATCGCACCGTCCGGGCACCGCACCGTGCTGGTCACCGGGCAGAAGGGCGACGGAATCACCGGCAACACCCGCGGCCACGACGGCACCGTCTACTACAACGTGTGGTCCTCCGACGCCTCCCGCAACGGAGTGTGGAAGCTGCCGCCCGGCGGCACCCCCCACCGCATCGCGGCATTGCCCGTCGGCGGAGTCCCCAACGGTCTGGCCATCGATCCGGCCGGGCGCACCTTGTACGTCGCCGACAGCCAGATGGGCACCGTCTGGGCCGTCCCGGTCTCCGGCGGTCCCGCGACCGCGTGGCTGGTCGGCCCCGCCCTCGCGATCAAGGCGTCCGCGCCCGTGCCGTACGGCGCGAACGGACTCCGCTTCCACAACGGCGCCGTATGGGTCTCTAACCTCAGCAAGGGCACCCTGCTGCGGATCCCCGTCACCGCCACCGGAGCCCCGGGCCGGATCCACACGGTCGCCGACGGCCTCACCGGCGTCGATGACTTCAACTTCCTCAGCGAGCGCTCCAACGTCGTGTTCGCCGCGCTGAACACGCAGAACAAGATCGCGGTGGTCTTCCCGGACGGCACCACCAGGACCGTGCTGACCGCCTCGGACGGCCTCGCCTCGCCCACCGCCACCGCGGTGCGCGGGAAGCGGCTGTACATCACCGACGGCGGACTGAACGAACCCCACGACGCGAAACTGCAGAGCGGGAAGATCAACCTCGCCGCGCTGCTCTCACATTGA
- a CDS encoding aldo/keto reductase, with translation MKKRELGNSGLEVSSIGLGCMGMTFGYGQAADTGEAIKLIRTAAERGVTLFDTAEGYGEANERLVGEALAPVRDQVVLATKFGFKDGNPTAGLDSRPERIRIVAEQSLKRLQTDRIDLFYQHRVDPDVPIEEVAGAVKDLIQEGKVKHFGLSEAGVDVIRRAHAVQPVTALQSEYSLWWREPEEAILPTLEELGIGFVPFSPLGKGFLTGAISQDTKFEANDIRNVLPRFEEEAREANLALIALLGEIADAKQATRAQTAIAWLLAQKPWIAPIPGTTKLHRLEENIGADSVELTSEDLRRIEEAVAQVQIKGERYTAAQQKTINR, from the coding sequence ATGAAGAAGCGTGAACTGGGAAACAGCGGCCTCGAAGTGTCCTCGATCGGGCTCGGCTGTATGGGCATGACCTTCGGCTACGGCCAGGCCGCGGACACCGGTGAGGCCATCAAACTGATCCGGACGGCCGCCGAACGTGGTGTGACCCTCTTCGACACCGCCGAGGGGTACGGGGAGGCGAACGAGAGGCTGGTGGGCGAGGCCCTCGCGCCGGTGCGCGACCAGGTCGTCCTCGCCACGAAGTTCGGGTTCAAGGACGGCAACCCCACGGCGGGACTGGACAGCCGGCCGGAGCGGATCAGGATCGTCGCCGAGCAGTCCCTCAAGCGCCTGCAGACCGACCGCATCGATCTGTTCTACCAGCACCGGGTGGACCCCGACGTGCCGATCGAAGAGGTCGCGGGAGCCGTCAAGGACCTCATCCAGGAGGGCAAGGTCAAGCACTTCGGCCTGTCCGAGGCCGGTGTGGACGTCATCCGCAGGGCGCACGCGGTGCAGCCGGTCACGGCCCTGCAGAGCGAGTACTCGCTGTGGTGGCGTGAGCCCGAGGAGGCCATTCTGCCGACGCTGGAGGAACTGGGCATCGGCTTCGTGCCGTTCAGCCCGCTCGGCAAGGGCTTTTTGACCGGCGCGATCAGTCAGGACACGAAGTTCGAGGCCAATGACATCCGTAACGTGCTGCCGCGCTTCGAGGAAGAGGCGCGTGAGGCCAACCTCGCCCTGATTGCGCTGCTGGGTGAGATCGCGGACGCCAAGCAGGCGACCCGGGCTCAGACCGCGATCGCGTGGCTGCTGGCGCAGAAGCCGTGGATCGCGCCGATCCCGGGCACGACGAAGCTGCACCGCCTCGAAGAGAACATCGGTGCCGACAGCGTGGAACTGACCTCCGAGGACCTCAGGCGTATCGAAGAGGCCGTTGCCCAGGTGCAGATCAAGGGTGAGCGGTACACCGCAGCGCAGCAGAAGACCATCAACCGATAA
- a CDS encoding SDR family NAD(P)-dependent oxidoreductase codes for MARIFITGSTDGLGLMAAQLLFRQGHTVALHARNDTRARDAHAALPDNAGVVVGDLSSIAQTRDVAAQVNDLGTFDAVIHNAGVGYYGRGRVETEDGLSDVFAVNVLAPYLLTALITPPRRLVYLSSGMHHSGDPTLRDPQWTTRPWQGSQAYSESKFHVTALTLAVARKWPAALSNAVDPGWVPTKMGGNSATDDLRLAPVTQAWLAAADDPEALVTGRYFHHQQPRRPHPATQSPEVQDRLLAYCADLTEVELPTAVSAD; via the coding sequence ATGGCTCGCATCTTCATCACCGGTTCCACCGACGGCCTCGGTCTGATGGCCGCTCAGTTGCTGTTTCGGCAGGGCCACACGGTGGCGCTCCACGCTCGCAACGACACCCGGGCCCGTGACGCACACGCCGCGCTCCCGGACAACGCGGGCGTCGTCGTCGGTGACCTCTCCAGCATCGCCCAGACCCGCGATGTGGCGGCCCAGGTCAACGACTTGGGCACCTTCGACGCGGTCATCCACAACGCCGGCGTCGGCTACTACGGGCGAGGCAGGGTGGAGACCGAGGACGGCCTCTCGGATGTCTTCGCGGTCAACGTGCTGGCGCCCTACCTCCTCACGGCGCTGATCACCCCGCCCCGACGGCTCGTCTATCTCAGCTCCGGCATGCACCACAGCGGCGACCCCACCCTGCGGGACCCGCAGTGGACGACGCGGCCGTGGCAGGGCTCCCAGGCGTACTCGGAGTCGAAGTTCCACGTCACTGCTCTCACGCTCGCCGTCGCGAGGAAGTGGCCCGCGGCGCTCTCCAACGCCGTCGACCCGGGCTGGGTGCCGACAAAGATGGGCGGGAACAGCGCCACCGACGACCTGCGGCTGGCTCCGGTGACCCAGGCATGGCTGGCGGCCGCCGATGACCCAGAGGCGCTGGTTACGGGCCGCTACTTCCACCACCAGCAGCCCCGCCGTCCACACCCGGCGACGCAGTCGCCCGAGGTGCAGGACCGCCTGCTGGCCTACTGCGCCGACCTCACCGAGGTCGAGCTGCCGACAGCGGTCTCTGCCGACTGA
- a CDS encoding aldo/keto reductase, with the protein MTGTNPLITLNNGVQIPALGLGVYQSAPEETTDAVVTALHDGYRLIDTAAAYFNEREVGEGIACSDVDRSEIFVTTKVWISDYGYDSALRAFDVSLRKLGLEQLDLWLLHQPLPSDFEKTISAYKAAEKLLAEGRVRAIGVSNQTPKQLDELISRTGVVPAVNQIQVHPYYTQPEWRAANESHGILTQSWSPIGGSYVYRGAETNPLEDPVITALADKYAKTSAQIVLRWHLDHGFCAIPKSVKAHRIAENFDVFDFALTSDEVVAIDALDTGVRGGPDPDSLDLQNAGFPIPD; encoded by the coding sequence ATGACCGGAACCAACCCACTCATCACCCTGAACAACGGCGTCCAGATTCCCGCCCTGGGACTCGGCGTCTACCAGAGCGCCCCCGAGGAGACCACCGACGCGGTCGTAACCGCGCTGCACGACGGCTACCGGCTGATCGACACCGCCGCCGCCTACTTCAACGAGCGGGAGGTCGGCGAGGGGATCGCCTGCTCCGACGTGGACCGTTCCGAGATCTTTGTGACGACCAAGGTGTGGATCAGCGACTACGGCTACGACTCCGCGCTGCGAGCCTTTGACGTGAGTCTGCGCAAGCTGGGCCTCGAACAGCTCGACCTGTGGCTGCTGCACCAGCCGTTGCCGTCCGACTTCGAGAAGACGATCTCGGCGTACAAAGCGGCGGAGAAACTGCTCGCGGAGGGGCGCGTTCGTGCGATCGGCGTGTCGAACCAGACGCCCAAGCAGCTCGACGAACTCATCTCCCGCACCGGCGTCGTCCCGGCCGTCAACCAGATTCAGGTGCACCCCTACTACACGCAGCCCGAGTGGCGGGCGGCGAACGAAAGCCACGGCATCCTGACCCAGTCGTGGTCGCCCATCGGCGGTTCCTACGTGTACCGAGGCGCCGAGACGAACCCTCTTGAGGACCCCGTCATCACGGCCCTGGCCGACAAGTACGCGAAGACGTCCGCGCAGATCGTGCTGCGCTGGCACCTCGACCACGGCTTCTGCGCGATCCCGAAGTCCGTGAAGGCCCATCGCATCGCCGAGAACTTCGACGTCTTCGACTTCGCCCTGACATCCGACGAGGTGGTCGCGATCGACGCCCTCGACACCGGCGTACGCGGCGGACCCGACCCGGACTCACTCGACCTGCAGAACGCCGGCTTCCCGATCCCGGACTAG